A region from the Palaemon carinicauda isolate YSFRI2023 chromosome 9, ASM3689809v2, whole genome shotgun sequence genome encodes:
- the LOC137646565 gene encoding uncharacterized protein, translated as MELKVGLASPVIPPNMLGNIRTEEYLDTILQNEAEGAADEEEQEGEEEQEGEEEQDGEEAPQFAEARQLAAAGQEKTALRMTRRAKHLLSALQVGDNATLKVPEFDRGPSDSRNLLVVVLQRDEDLYQVDYREGRITTRYTAPDMDPVKEKLLTPDEVPDVEMALKTAVTRYTGGQGYVKCACKTHCTTSRCSCTNKLLKCNSRCHPGRSCSNI; from the coding sequence ATGGAACTCAAGGTAGGCCTAGCATCCCCTGTTATTCCACCTAATATGCTCGGCAATATAAGAACTGAAGAATATTTAGACACCATCCTCCAAAATGAAGCCGAAGGGGCGGCTGATGAagaggaacaagaaggagaggaggAACAGGAAGGAGAAGAGGAACAAGATGGAGAAGAGGCGCCGCAATTCGCTGAAGCGCGGCAACTGGCTGCAGCCGGCCAAGAAAAAACTGCACTTAGAATGACAAGAAGAGCGAAACACCTCTTAAGTGCCCTACAAGTGGGTGACAACGCAACGCTGAAAGTTCCCGAGTTTGATCGTGGGCCGAGTGACAGCAGGAACCTCCTGGTTGTGGTACTGCAGAGAGACGAGGACCTGTACCAGGTAGACTACAGAGAAGGACGCATAACCACCCGGTACACGGCACCTGACATGGACCCCGTTAAGGAGAAGCTCCTCACCCCAGATGAGGTTCCCGACGTTGAAATGGCTTTGAAAACCGCTGTAACCAGGTACACAGGTGGCCAAGGGTATGTGAAGTGTGCCTGTAAAACACATTGCACAACTTCCAGATGCTCCTGCACAAATAAGCTGTTAAAATGTAACTCTCGTTGCCACCCTGGTCGTTCTTGTAGCAATATTTGA